Sequence from the Streptosporangiales bacterium genome:
CTCTCCGCGGCGGAGGCGCCGCGCGGGATGACGAACGCGACGATGGCCTGACCGGTCGTCGGGTCGGACGCGCCGACCACCGCGGCCTCGGCGACCTTGTCGTTCGACACGAGTGCCGACTCGATCTCGGTGGTCGACAGTCGGTGTCCCGAGATGTTCATGACGTCGTCGACCCGGCCGAGCAGCCACAGGTCGCCGTCCTCGTCCTTCTTCGCGCCGTCGCCCGCGAAGTAGCGGCCGGGGTAGCGGGACCAGTACGTGTCGACGTACCGGTCGTCGTCGCCCCAGATCGTGCGCAGCATGCCGGGCCACGGCTCGGTGAGCACGAGGTAGCCGCCGTGCCCGTCGGGGACGGAGTTGCCCTCCTCGTCGACCACGTCGGCGCCGATGCCGGGCAACGGACGCATGGCGGCGCCCGGCTTGCCGTGCGTGACGCCGGGGAGCGGACTGATCATCTGCGCGCCGGTCTCGGTCTGCCACCAGGTGTCCATGACCGGGCACCTGTCGTGCCCGATGTTGGTGCGGTACCAGATGTAGGCCTCGGGGTTGATCGGCTCGCCCACGCTGCCGAGCAGGCGCAGCGACGACAGGTCGTAGCCCGCGGGCACCTCGGTGCCCCACTTCATGAACGTGCGGATGGTCGTCGGTGCGGTGTAGAGGATGGTGACCTGGTACTTGTCGACGAGCTCCCACCAGCGTCCCTGGTGCGGGGTGTCGGGCGTGCCCTCGTACATCACGGACGTGGCGCCGTTGGCGAGCGGGCCGTACACGATGTAGCTGTGGCCGGTGACCCACCCGATGTCGGCCGCCGTCCAGAACACGTCGGTCTCGGGCTTGAGGTCGAAGACCGCCCAGTGGCTCCAGGCGCACTGGGTGAGGTAGCCGCCGGTCGTGTGCAGGATGCCCTTGGGCTTGCCCGTCGTGCCGCTGGTGTACATGACGTAGAGCGGGTGCTCGGCGTCGAAGCCCTGCGCCTCGTGCGTCTCGCTCTCCCCACCGACCGCCTCGTGCCACCACAGGTCACGGCCCTCGGCCCAGTCGACGTCCTGTCCCGTACGCCGGACGACGAGGACGTTGCGGACGTCGGGGCAGCTCTCCAGGGCCTTGTCGACGTTGGGCTTGAGCGCGCTCGGCGCGCCGCGGCGGTAGCCGCCGTCGGCGGTGACGACGACCCGCGCGTCGCAGTCGAGGATGCGGCTCGAGAGCGCCTCGGCCGAGAACCCGCCGAACACGACGGTGTGCGGCGCCCCGATCCGTGCGCACGCGAGCATGGCGACGATGGCCTCGGGGATCATCGGCAGGTAGATCGCGATCCGGTCGCCCGCCCCGACCCCGAGCGAGGTGAGGGCGTTCGCGGCCTGGCACACCTCGCGCTGCAGGTCGGCGTACGTGATCGTGCGGGTGTCGCCGGGCTCGCCCTCCCAGTGGAACGCGACCCTGTCGCCGTTGCCGGCCTCGACGTGGCGGTCGACGCAGTTGTACGCGGCGTTCAGCCGGCCGCCGACGAACCACTTCGCGAACGGGGCGTTCCACTCCAGCACCTTGTCCCACGGACGCTCCCAATGCAGGCGCGTCGCCTGCTCGGCCCACCACGCCTCGCGGTCCTCCGCCGACCTGGCGTAGGCGTCGTCGGTGACGTTCGCGTGCTCCGCGAGCTCGGCGGGCGGCGGGAACCGTCGCTCCTCGTGCATGAGGTTGGAAAGTGCATCAGAGCTCACCGGCGTGCTCCCTCGCCTCGTCGTAGCGTCGGACGGTTCAGGCATACCTCATCAGCATGCCCCACCGCGATTCAACCCGGAGAGCCTGCGTCGCGTGACGGTACCCCGGTCCGTCACCCAGCGGGTCGCAGCCGGTGGCCGTTGTGGATCACGCGCACGAGCGGCTCCAGCGGCGTCTTGGCGCAGGCGTGGAGATAGCAGGTACGCGCGGCGACGGTGAGCAGCCTCACATGCGTCTCCTCGGGCGCCTCGCCGTTGAGGAAGAGATGCGTGTCGATCGGCTCGGCGGTCGCATGGGCGCCGGCGACGAAGGGGTTGTGCTGCACCAGCCGCACGCCGCTGATCTGCATCTTCATGCTCTCGATGTAGCGCAGGAGCTGCGTCATATAGCAGAACGCGACGCCTGCCGAGAGCAGCGCGAGGCCGGACGGTGCGGCACCGGTCGTGCCGCCGTCGCTGACGAGGCGGAAGTGGCTCGCACCGGGAATGCCGAGCCAGGTGTCGACGTCGTAGAGCCCGTCCCCGCCGAGCGGCGTGCCGTCGCCGAAGACGTCGCGGACGAGCTTGCCCTGCACCGTCGCCGGGGCGAGTGTGTGCGTGCCGTCCTCCTCCCGACCGGTCTTCTCGACCAGGTCACGCCGCGCATCGGCGTCTAGCGGGCGGGGCGCGGCGGTGTAGGTGCGGTAGGGATCGGACGCGTCCCGCGCGGACGAGCTCGCCACGCCCTCGACCGGCCGGCGGATGCCGTTGATGTAGAGCGCGAACGTGTTGTCGGTGAGCGGCGCACGCAACAGCGCGAAGGCCGGCGAGGCCTCGATCGCGGCGGACACCAGCGCGTCGACCGCATCGGCGGTGGCGCCACTGTCCACCTCGACCTCGAGATCGGGCGGCTCCGCGTGACCCTCCCCGGTGCCGTGGACGAACGACCCCGTCAGCCAGTAGTGGTGCACCAA
This genomic interval carries:
- the acs gene encoding acetate--CoA ligase, whose translation is MPEPSDATTRRGSTPVSSDALSNLMHEERRFPPPAELAEHANVTDDAYARSAEDREAWWAEQATRLHWERPWDKVLEWNAPFAKWFVGGRLNAAYNCVDRHVEAGNGDRVAFHWEGEPGDTRTITYADLQREVCQAANALTSLGVGAGDRIAIYLPMIPEAIVAMLACARIGAPHTVVFGGFSAEALSSRILDCDARVVVTADGGYRRGAPSALKPNVDKALESCPDVRNVLVVRRTGQDVDWAEGRDLWWHEAVGGESETHEAQGFDAEHPLYVMYTSGTTGKPKGILHTTGGYLTQCAWSHWAVFDLKPETDVFWTAADIGWVTGHSYIVYGPLANGATSVMYEGTPDTPHQGRWWELVDKYQVTILYTAPTTIRTFMKWGTEVPAGYDLSSLRLLGSVGEPINPEAYIWYRTNIGHDRCPVMDTWWQTETGAQMISPLPGVTHGKPGAAMRPLPGIGADVVDEEGNSVPDGHGGYLVLTEPWPGMLRTIWGDDDRYVDTYWSRYPGRYFAGDGAKKDEDGDLWLLGRVDDVMNISGHRLSTTEIESALVSNDKVAEAAVVGASDPTTGQAIVAFVIPRGASAAESTGDDFVKELRNHVATSIGPIAKPRQILVVPELPKTRSGKIMRRLLRDVAENREMGDVTTLQDGSVMSQISEMLPNAKSED